The Arachis duranensis cultivar V14167 chromosome 2, aradu.V14167.gnm2.J7QH, whole genome shotgun sequence genome has a window encoding:
- the LOC107474354 gene encoding uncharacterized protein LOC107474354 isoform X1 — MGTEITALKRIYVYRCMKGSLLNLLIEELRHTALIHEDMLHKLEVLEELDYRLGSPVSASFSAAYCAVAVECTLKYLGTCSSRDVISNKSAYVNAINGIWRGHIPCMESSSSSGVGCRLYTAELKRWRDDIEASLSDPKVLKRLESYNGREDAIWKLKLYLLEASANLAPYFDEIALFAALYCNNCQTHVLDGDKQEPSALAFLQRVNNRNVGELPIEKQTAEAPKENLDTEATFGNQSTEPPNEENEITEEARNENQTKEAPSEIQTTESRVENMITEEAPSEIQTEEALIENQTSEALIENQITKEASNENQTKEALIENQISEALIENMITEETPSEIQTEEALIENQTSEALIEDMITEEAPSEIQTEEASIENQTTEALIENQITKEASDENQTKEALIENQTTELIENQVTEEVPNENRPEESPIENQIIEEALDENQTKESPSENQTTEALIENQITIEASDENQTKEALIENQTTELIENQVTEEVPNENPTEESPIENLIIEEALDENQTKESPSENQTTEALIVNQITEEAPNENQTKEVPIHKIADALNENQIAGAPTGNVGADTGLCDQHGFANASAEECNESEQSLDEGASDHVTKFHLPSPKKWKISPLRKYEPQDIIIRRKKKRWSEFEEITLRAAVNQYGEGNWKLILSTHMDVFEERTDVDLKDKWRNLKHHRAN, encoded by the exons ATGGGAACCGAAATCACTGCTCTTAAACGAATTTACGTTTACCGCTGCATGAAGGGCTCTCTCCTCAACCTCCTCATAGAGGAGTTGCGTCACACTGCTCTCATTCATGAAGACATGCTCCATAAACTCGAAGTTCTCGAAGAACTCGATTATCGCTTAGGCTCTCCCGTTTCCGCTTCCTTCTCCGCTGCCTATTGTGCCGTCGCTGTGGAATGCACGCTCAAGTACCTTGGCACCTGCTCTTCACGTGACGTCATCTCCAACAAATCTGCATATGTAAACGCCATAAACGGGATCTGGCGTGGTCACATTCCGTGTATGgaatcctcctcctcctccggCGTCGGGTGCCGACTGTACACGGCGGAGCTGAAGCGGTGGAGGGATGACATTGAGGCTTCGCTTTCGGATCCCAAGGTTTTGAAGAGGTTGGAAAGCTATAATGGTAGGGAAGATGCCATTTGGAAGCTTAAGCTTTATTTGCTTGAAGCCTCAGCAAACTTGGctccttattttgatgaaataGCATTATTCGCTGCTTTATACTGTAACAACTGTCAAACCCATGTGCTTGATGGCGATAAACAGGAACCTAGTGCGCTTGCTTTCCTCCAAAGAG TGAACAATAGGAATGTGGGGGAGCTTCCTATTGAAAAACAAACTGCAGAAGCACCGAAAGAAAATTTGGATACAGAAGCAACTTTTGGTAATCAGAGCACAGAACCACCAAATGAAGAAAATGAGATCACAGAAGAAGCACGAAATGAAAATCAAACTAAGGAAGCTCCATCAGAAATTCAGACTACTGAATCACGGGTCGAAAATATGATCACTGAAGAAGCACCAAGTGAAATTCAGACTGAGGAAGCCCTAATTGAAAATCAGACTTCTGAAGCACTGATTGAAAATCAGATAACAAAAGAAGCATCGAATGAAAATCAAACTAAGGAAGCCCTAATTGAAAACCAGATTTCTGAAGCACTGATTGAAAATATGATCACTGAAGAAACACCAAGTGAAATTCAGACTGAGGAAGCCCTAATTGAAAATCAGACTTCTGAAGCACTGATTGAAGATATGATCACTGAAGAAGCACCAAGTGAAATTCAGACTGAGGAAGCTTCGATTGAAAATCAGACTACTGAAGCACTGATTGAAAATCAGATAACAAAAGAAGCATCGGATGAAAATCAAACTAAGGAAGCCCTAATTGAAAACCAGACTACTGAACTGATTGAAAATCAGGTTACAGAAGAAGTGCCAAATGAAAATCGGCCTGAGGAATCCCCAATTGAAAATCAGATCATAGAAGAGGCACTGGATGAAAATCAAACTAAAGAATCCCCAAGTGAAAATCAGACTACTGAAGCACTGATTGAAAATCAGATAACAATAGAAGCATCGGATGAAAATCAAACTAAGGAAGCCCTAATTGAAAACCAGACTACTGAACTGATTGAAAATCAGGTTACAGAAGAAGTGCCAAATGAAAATCCGACTGAGGAATCCCCAATTGAAAATCTGATCATAGAAGAAGCATTGGATGAAAATCAAACTAAAGAATCCCCAAGTGAAAATCAGACTACTGAAGCACTGATTGTAAACCAGATCACAGAAGAAGCACCAAATGAAAATCAGACTAAGGAGGTGCCAATTCATAAGATTGCAGATGCACTTAATGAAAATCAGATTGCAGGTGCACCAACTGGAAATGTGGGTGCAGATACAGGTTTATGTGATCAACATGGTTTTGCAAATGCTTCTGCTGAAGAG TGTAATGAATCAGAACAGAGTTTGGATGAAGGAGCATCAGATCATGTCACCAAGTTTCATTTGCCTAGCCCCAAGAAATGGAAAATCTCTCCATTGAGAAAATATGAACCACAAGACATAATAAtaaggaggaaaaagaaaagatggaGTGAGTTCGAAGAAATAACACTGAGGGCTGCTGTGAATCA GTATGGTGAAGGAAACTGGAAGTTAATCCTTAGTACTCACATGGATGTATTTGAAGAGAGAACTGAT GTTGATTTGAAGGATAAATGGAGAAACCTCAAGCATCATCGAGCTAATTAG
- the LOC107474354 gene encoding uncharacterized protein LOC107474354 isoform X4 — protein sequence MGTEITALKRIYVYRCMKGSLLNLLIEELRHTALIHEDMLHKLEVLEELDYRLGSPVSASFSAAYCAVAVECTLKYLGTCSSRDVISNKSAYVNAINGIWRGHIPCMESSSSSGVGCRLYTAELKRWRDDIEASLSDPKVLKRLESYNGREDAIWKLKLYLLEASANLAPYFDEIALFAALYCNNCQTHVLDGDKQEPSALAFLQRVNNRNVGELPIEKQTAEAPKENLDTEATFGNQSTEPPNEENEITEEARNENQTKEAPSEIQTTESRVENMITEEAPSEIQTEEALIENQTSEALIENQITKEASNENQTKEALIENQISEALIENMITEETPSEIQTEEALIENQTSEALIEDMITEEAPSEIQTEEASIENQTTEALIENQITKEASDENQTKEALIENQTTELIENQVTEEVPNENPTEESPIENLIIEEALDENQTKESPSENQTTEALIVNQITEEAPNENQTKEVPIHKIADALNENQIAGAPTGNVGADTGLCDQHGFANASAEECNESEQSLDEGASDHVTKFHLPSPKKWKISPLRKYEPQDIIIRRKKKRWSEFEEITLRAAVNQYGEGNWKLILSTHMDVFEERTDVDLKDKWRNLKHHRAN from the exons ATGGGAACCGAAATCACTGCTCTTAAACGAATTTACGTTTACCGCTGCATGAAGGGCTCTCTCCTCAACCTCCTCATAGAGGAGTTGCGTCACACTGCTCTCATTCATGAAGACATGCTCCATAAACTCGAAGTTCTCGAAGAACTCGATTATCGCTTAGGCTCTCCCGTTTCCGCTTCCTTCTCCGCTGCCTATTGTGCCGTCGCTGTGGAATGCACGCTCAAGTACCTTGGCACCTGCTCTTCACGTGACGTCATCTCCAACAAATCTGCATATGTAAACGCCATAAACGGGATCTGGCGTGGTCACATTCCGTGTATGgaatcctcctcctcctccggCGTCGGGTGCCGACTGTACACGGCGGAGCTGAAGCGGTGGAGGGATGACATTGAGGCTTCGCTTTCGGATCCCAAGGTTTTGAAGAGGTTGGAAAGCTATAATGGTAGGGAAGATGCCATTTGGAAGCTTAAGCTTTATTTGCTTGAAGCCTCAGCAAACTTGGctccttattttgatgaaataGCATTATTCGCTGCTTTATACTGTAACAACTGTCAAACCCATGTGCTTGATGGCGATAAACAGGAACCTAGTGCGCTTGCTTTCCTCCAAAGAG TGAACAATAGGAATGTGGGGGAGCTTCCTATTGAAAAACAAACTGCAGAAGCACCGAAAGAAAATTTGGATACAGAAGCAACTTTTGGTAATCAGAGCACAGAACCACCAAATGAAGAAAATGAGATCACAGAAGAAGCACGAAATGAAAATCAAACTAAGGAAGCTCCATCAGAAATTCAGACTACTGAATCACGGGTCGAAAATATGATCACTGAAGAAGCACCAAGTGAAATTCAGACTGAGGAAGCCCTAATTGAAAATCAGACTTCTGAAGCACTGATTGAAAATCAGATAACAAAAGAAGCATCGAATGAAAATCAAACTAAGGAAGCCCTAATTGAAAACCAGATTTCTGAAGCACTGATTGAAAATATGATCACTGAAGAAACACCAAGTGAAATTCAGACTGAGGAAGCCCTAATTGAAAATCAGACTTCTGAAGCACTGATTGAAGATATGATCACTGAAGAAGCACCAAGTGAAATTCAGACTGAGGAAGCTTCGATTGAAAATCAGACTACTGAAGCACTGATTGAAAATCAGATAACAAAAGAAGCATCGGATGAAAATCAAACTAAGGAAGCCCTAATTGAAAACCAGACTACTGAACTGATTGAAAATCAG GTTACAGAAGAAGTGCCAAATGAAAATCCGACTGAGGAATCCCCAATTGAAAATCTGATCATAGAAGAAGCATTGGATGAAAATCAAACTAAAGAATCCCCAAGTGAAAATCAGACTACTGAAGCACTGATTGTAAACCAGATCACAGAAGAAGCACCAAATGAAAATCAGACTAAGGAGGTGCCAATTCATAAGATTGCAGATGCACTTAATGAAAATCAGATTGCAGGTGCACCAACTGGAAATGTGGGTGCAGATACAGGTTTATGTGATCAACATGGTTTTGCAAATGCTTCTGCTGAAGAG TGTAATGAATCAGAACAGAGTTTGGATGAAGGAGCATCAGATCATGTCACCAAGTTTCATTTGCCTAGCCCCAAGAAATGGAAAATCTCTCCATTGAGAAAATATGAACCACAAGACATAATAAtaaggaggaaaaagaaaagatggaGTGAGTTCGAAGAAATAACACTGAGGGCTGCTGTGAATCA GTATGGTGAAGGAAACTGGAAGTTAATCCTTAGTACTCACATGGATGTATTTGAAGAGAGAACTGAT GTTGATTTGAAGGATAAATGGAGAAACCTCAAGCATCATCGAGCTAATTAG
- the LOC107474354 gene encoding uncharacterized protein LOC107474354 isoform X2, producing MGTEITALKRIYVYRCMKGSLLNLLIEELRHTALIHEDMLHKLEVLEELDYRLGSPVSASFSAAYCAVAVECTLKYLGTCSSRDVISNKSAYVNAINGIWRGHIPCMESSSSSGVGCRLYTAELKRWRDDIEASLSDPKVLKRLESYNGREDAIWKLKLYLLEASANLAPYFDEIALFAALYCNNCQTHVLDGDKQEPSALAFLQRVNNRNVGELPIEKQTAEAPKENLDTEATFGNQSTEPPNEENEITEEARNENQTKEAPSEIQTTESRVENMITEEAPSEIQTEEALIENQTSEALIENQITKEASNENQTKEALIENQISEALIENMITEETPSEIQTEEALIENQTSEALIEDMITEEAPSEIQTEEASIENQTTEALIENQITKEASDENQTKEALIENQTTELIENQVTEEVPNENRPEESPIENQIIEEALDENQTKESPSENQTTEALIENQITIEASDENQTKEALIENQTTELIENQVTEEVPNENPTEESPIENLIIEEALDENQTKESPSENQTTEALIVNQITEEAPNENQTKEVPIHKIADALNENQIAGAPTGNVGADTGLCDQHGFANASAEECNESEQSLDEGASDHVTKFHLPSPKKWKISPLRKYEPQDIIIRRKKKRWSEFEEITLRAAVNQYGEGNWKLILSTHMDVFEERTDVDLKDKWRNLKHHRAD from the exons ATGGGAACCGAAATCACTGCTCTTAAACGAATTTACGTTTACCGCTGCATGAAGGGCTCTCTCCTCAACCTCCTCATAGAGGAGTTGCGTCACACTGCTCTCATTCATGAAGACATGCTCCATAAACTCGAAGTTCTCGAAGAACTCGATTATCGCTTAGGCTCTCCCGTTTCCGCTTCCTTCTCCGCTGCCTATTGTGCCGTCGCTGTGGAATGCACGCTCAAGTACCTTGGCACCTGCTCTTCACGTGACGTCATCTCCAACAAATCTGCATATGTAAACGCCATAAACGGGATCTGGCGTGGTCACATTCCGTGTATGgaatcctcctcctcctccggCGTCGGGTGCCGACTGTACACGGCGGAGCTGAAGCGGTGGAGGGATGACATTGAGGCTTCGCTTTCGGATCCCAAGGTTTTGAAGAGGTTGGAAAGCTATAATGGTAGGGAAGATGCCATTTGGAAGCTTAAGCTTTATTTGCTTGAAGCCTCAGCAAACTTGGctccttattttgatgaaataGCATTATTCGCTGCTTTATACTGTAACAACTGTCAAACCCATGTGCTTGATGGCGATAAACAGGAACCTAGTGCGCTTGCTTTCCTCCAAAGAG TGAACAATAGGAATGTGGGGGAGCTTCCTATTGAAAAACAAACTGCAGAAGCACCGAAAGAAAATTTGGATACAGAAGCAACTTTTGGTAATCAGAGCACAGAACCACCAAATGAAGAAAATGAGATCACAGAAGAAGCACGAAATGAAAATCAAACTAAGGAAGCTCCATCAGAAATTCAGACTACTGAATCACGGGTCGAAAATATGATCACTGAAGAAGCACCAAGTGAAATTCAGACTGAGGAAGCCCTAATTGAAAATCAGACTTCTGAAGCACTGATTGAAAATCAGATAACAAAAGAAGCATCGAATGAAAATCAAACTAAGGAAGCCCTAATTGAAAACCAGATTTCTGAAGCACTGATTGAAAATATGATCACTGAAGAAACACCAAGTGAAATTCAGACTGAGGAAGCCCTAATTGAAAATCAGACTTCTGAAGCACTGATTGAAGATATGATCACTGAAGAAGCACCAAGTGAAATTCAGACTGAGGAAGCTTCGATTGAAAATCAGACTACTGAAGCACTGATTGAAAATCAGATAACAAAAGAAGCATCGGATGAAAATCAAACTAAGGAAGCCCTAATTGAAAACCAGACTACTGAACTGATTGAAAATCAGGTTACAGAAGAAGTGCCAAATGAAAATCGGCCTGAGGAATCCCCAATTGAAAATCAGATCATAGAAGAGGCACTGGATGAAAATCAAACTAAAGAATCCCCAAGTGAAAATCAGACTACTGAAGCACTGATTGAAAATCAGATAACAATAGAAGCATCGGATGAAAATCAAACTAAGGAAGCCCTAATTGAAAACCAGACTACTGAACTGATTGAAAATCAGGTTACAGAAGAAGTGCCAAATGAAAATCCGACTGAGGAATCCCCAATTGAAAATCTGATCATAGAAGAAGCATTGGATGAAAATCAAACTAAAGAATCCCCAAGTGAAAATCAGACTACTGAAGCACTGATTGTAAACCAGATCACAGAAGAAGCACCAAATGAAAATCAGACTAAGGAGGTGCCAATTCATAAGATTGCAGATGCACTTAATGAAAATCAGATTGCAGGTGCACCAACTGGAAATGTGGGTGCAGATACAGGTTTATGTGATCAACATGGTTTTGCAAATGCTTCTGCTGAAGAG TGTAATGAATCAGAACAGAGTTTGGATGAAGGAGCATCAGATCATGTCACCAAGTTTCATTTGCCTAGCCCCAAGAAATGGAAAATCTCTCCATTGAGAAAATATGAACCACAAGACATAATAAtaaggaggaaaaagaaaagatggaGTGAGTTCGAAGAAATAACACTGAGGGCTGCTGTGAATCA GTATGGTGAAGGAAACTGGAAGTTAATCCTTAGTACTCACATGGATGTATTTGAAGAGAGAACTGAT
- the LOC107474354 gene encoding uncharacterized protein LOC107474354 isoform X3: MGTEITALKRIYVYRCMKGSLLNLLIEELRHTALIHEDMLHKLEVLEELDYRLGSPVSASFSAAYCAVAVECTLKYLGTCSSRDVISNKSAYVNAINGIWRGHIPCMESSSSSGVGCRLYTAELKRWRDDIEASLSDPKVLKRLESYNGREDAIWKLKLYLLEASANLAPYFDEIALFAALYCNNCQTHVLDGDKQEPSALAFLQRVNNRNVGELPIEKQTAEAPKENLDTEATFGNQSTEPPNEENEITEEARNENQTKEAPSEIQTTESRVENMITEEAPSEIQTEEALIENQTSEALIENQITKEASNENQTKEALIENQISEALIENMITEETPSEIQTEEALIENQTSEALIEDMITEEAPSEIQTEEASIENQTTEALIENQITKEASDENQTKEALIENQTTELIENQVTEEVPNENRPEESPIENQIIEEALDENQTKESPSENQTTEALIENQITIEASDENQTKEALIENQTTELIENQVTEEVPNENPTEESPIENLIIEEALDENQTKESPSENQTTEALIVNQITEEAPNENQTKEVPIHKIADALNENQIAGAPTGNVGADTGLCDQHGFANASAEECNESEQSLDEGASDHVTKFHLPSPKKWKISPLRKYEPQDIIIRRKKKRWSEFEEITLRAAVNHLGYRQQVLTAVFSA; this comes from the exons ATGGGAACCGAAATCACTGCTCTTAAACGAATTTACGTTTACCGCTGCATGAAGGGCTCTCTCCTCAACCTCCTCATAGAGGAGTTGCGTCACACTGCTCTCATTCATGAAGACATGCTCCATAAACTCGAAGTTCTCGAAGAACTCGATTATCGCTTAGGCTCTCCCGTTTCCGCTTCCTTCTCCGCTGCCTATTGTGCCGTCGCTGTGGAATGCACGCTCAAGTACCTTGGCACCTGCTCTTCACGTGACGTCATCTCCAACAAATCTGCATATGTAAACGCCATAAACGGGATCTGGCGTGGTCACATTCCGTGTATGgaatcctcctcctcctccggCGTCGGGTGCCGACTGTACACGGCGGAGCTGAAGCGGTGGAGGGATGACATTGAGGCTTCGCTTTCGGATCCCAAGGTTTTGAAGAGGTTGGAAAGCTATAATGGTAGGGAAGATGCCATTTGGAAGCTTAAGCTTTATTTGCTTGAAGCCTCAGCAAACTTGGctccttattttgatgaaataGCATTATTCGCTGCTTTATACTGTAACAACTGTCAAACCCATGTGCTTGATGGCGATAAACAGGAACCTAGTGCGCTTGCTTTCCTCCAAAGAG TGAACAATAGGAATGTGGGGGAGCTTCCTATTGAAAAACAAACTGCAGAAGCACCGAAAGAAAATTTGGATACAGAAGCAACTTTTGGTAATCAGAGCACAGAACCACCAAATGAAGAAAATGAGATCACAGAAGAAGCACGAAATGAAAATCAAACTAAGGAAGCTCCATCAGAAATTCAGACTACTGAATCACGGGTCGAAAATATGATCACTGAAGAAGCACCAAGTGAAATTCAGACTGAGGAAGCCCTAATTGAAAATCAGACTTCTGAAGCACTGATTGAAAATCAGATAACAAAAGAAGCATCGAATGAAAATCAAACTAAGGAAGCCCTAATTGAAAACCAGATTTCTGAAGCACTGATTGAAAATATGATCACTGAAGAAACACCAAGTGAAATTCAGACTGAGGAAGCCCTAATTGAAAATCAGACTTCTGAAGCACTGATTGAAGATATGATCACTGAAGAAGCACCAAGTGAAATTCAGACTGAGGAAGCTTCGATTGAAAATCAGACTACTGAAGCACTGATTGAAAATCAGATAACAAAAGAAGCATCGGATGAAAATCAAACTAAGGAAGCCCTAATTGAAAACCAGACTACTGAACTGATTGAAAATCAGGTTACAGAAGAAGTGCCAAATGAAAATCGGCCTGAGGAATCCCCAATTGAAAATCAGATCATAGAAGAGGCACTGGATGAAAATCAAACTAAAGAATCCCCAAGTGAAAATCAGACTACTGAAGCACTGATTGAAAATCAGATAACAATAGAAGCATCGGATGAAAATCAAACTAAGGAAGCCCTAATTGAAAACCAGACTACTGAACTGATTGAAAATCAGGTTACAGAAGAAGTGCCAAATGAAAATCCGACTGAGGAATCCCCAATTGAAAATCTGATCATAGAAGAAGCATTGGATGAAAATCAAACTAAAGAATCCCCAAGTGAAAATCAGACTACTGAAGCACTGATTGTAAACCAGATCACAGAAGAAGCACCAAATGAAAATCAGACTAAGGAGGTGCCAATTCATAAGATTGCAGATGCACTTAATGAAAATCAGATTGCAGGTGCACCAACTGGAAATGTGGGTGCAGATACAGGTTTATGTGATCAACATGGTTTTGCAAATGCTTCTGCTGAAGAG TGTAATGAATCAGAACAGAGTTTGGATGAAGGAGCATCAGATCATGTCACCAAGTTTCATTTGCCTAGCCCCAAGAAATGGAAAATCTCTCCATTGAGAAAATATGAACCACAAGACATAATAAtaaggaggaaaaagaaaagatggaGTGAGTTCGAAGAAATAACACTGAGGGCTGCTGTGAATCA CCTAGGCTACCGGCAACAAGTCCTCACTGCTGTCTTTTCTGcctga